Genomic segment of Coffea arabica cultivar ET-39 chromosome 1e, Coffea Arabica ET-39 HiFi, whole genome shotgun sequence:
GACCATGGATGGCATGATTCCAGGTTGCCATCTAGGGATGCTTGTAGCATTTGGACAAGCTCTTGTATTCTTCTTAGAATGTAGAGTAATGCATTTGTGATGCTTTAGTTGTTGGTGAGTTGCTGCCATTTCATAATTGGAGCTATACATGTGGACTACTTATTCTTGGCATTATCAGCTTAAAAATATTCTCTGCATCTTAGCAGATAAAATCTGGTTTTCTGTTCTATTGGAATGTGTGTTGACCTCCTTATGGTTCTTTCCCTGCATGGTCATTGTTTTTCATTCAAAACTTGCTGACTTGATATTCTCCTGCTCAGATTGAACTTTCTAgtgcaattttttttatgtatGAATTGTCACCTTTTAGTCAAAGCCATTTCTGGTTGGTGTAATTTGTAGAAGCTACTTTATCTTTAAATGACATATCTTCCAACCCTTATCAGAAGTTAGACACCAAGATTTGGCTCTTTTGACATATAAAAGGGCAactataattttcaacttttttctGCATTGCATAACACAAAGCAATGCCAGTGCTGTTCTAGTTTTCTGGATTTACAGCTGAAATTGTTATTCCATTAATTGAAGGTTGAAACAGACAGTTGGATTGAGAATGCTGCTAATGGTCTCATGGGCAACCAGGTGCACACAAGTATTGCAATTTCTACAATTTTCAGTTCCATTGCTTGCCAATGTATCTCTCCTTTTGTCATGCTGAAGTAACTTTTGCTCATAGGGTTCTTCATTTTGGATGTACAGATTGTCAGACCAAATGGAAACTTGAAATTTCTAGTTGACATATTTCTTGGCTTCAAATTCTCTATGACAGGAACATTTGTGTAAGTTTTCTGTGCACTACGGATCTTATTAGTAAACTTTTCCAGCTTATTTTTAAGGTTGTAAAATGCTGAAGCAGATGTTTTCTGTTCAAATTCTTCTTATATAACTAGTGGATGCAATAGGCACATTGTTGCATGGTTTGTCTGAGATGACTTTTTAACTATATGAGTTAAAGTACACATATTAAATGTGCCATATTCGATAACAACATAGAAAAGATGACttacaaaatttataaactcttCTGTTTGTTTGTATCACCATTGATATCTAAGTTGAGTCTAGGAGCCGTGAGCTTTCTTGGTTGTAATCTAGCTGGCTTATTCAGTAGATATGCAATAATAAATAGAGACCGAGGGATAATAAAAGATGCCCTTCCTTAGACGTAATTAGAAATGGTAGGTGTGGTACAATAAGATTGTCTCTTCAGTATCTCGTGTCACGTTTTCAGCTAGTGATTCCTTAGATGGGCTCACCAGATCACAACCTAATATTATGTTTAGGACCCATCAAGAAAATTGTCCATTAAAGAATTATCATCCCCTTTATACAGAATGCGctaggataaaaaaaaatttctgatgaGATAAGTTTGACTTTGTCTATGCGAGTTTTCATGAAAACAAAATGATGGATAGAGTCagagtcaagaaacaagaagGGACGGGGAAATGGAATACAAGGAGGAAATAATAGGGTAACTCAATGTGAATCTTTCATAAAATTTGACTGAAAGTTATGAATATTTGATCCTATATAATGGTATTATAGATATCTAACATATAATTGATGAAAAAGTGAGCAAATTAACTACAAAACTTTCTCCTGAAATACTAAAGAATAATAATTGGATGTTGAAATTTGTACCAAAGTGTGGCATCTTATTGCAATTCTAGGCTTCTGAAAAATCTAATCAATTTTATGTTCATATTTATATGTTGAACTGATGTCTTAACAATGTTTCCTAGTATTGCAAAGTTGACAATGTGATCTAGTGCATTATTAGCATGCATTACCATTAGAGATTCTAGCAAGTCATTTTCCTGCCAAGTGCTTTCAGCTCTTTGACTTATAGTTTGGCCCCAGACTACTTCTGTCGGGCTTAAGCTTGAGAAgaaaaatattaaaagaatTGATCAAATCAAGCTTAATCCCAGAAGTAGCAAGTTTTCCTGCTGAAGCTAAACTGAATACTTGCAATGTAATTATACTGTTAATTTATGCCAGTAAACCTGATCATATAGCATCTTGTTGCTGTTAAATTGTAACCTTATCATATAACATCCTGTCTTACAAGTCAAGCTCGAGCCTGTAGGTTGTCTTCAATGAACTCAGTTATACTTGGTGCATGAAGTTGGCAAGTCGAATTTGTTGTATGAAATAGCCACGGTACTTCGTGCATCCTCCATGGATCTTAAAGTTGAATCCCCTCCTCTCAAGTTCTGCACATGTTATGGTGCTGAACAAGCTCTGAGCTAATAGGGAAGTCTTGGTCAAGACGTAGAGAAGATTTTGTAGAACGAAGGAATGATGTCAATTTGAAGAAATATGAGTTGCACACTCTTTATAGAGGTTAAGCTATTATAATTATCTCAAATGAAAGTGATGAATATCGTCCTCTTAATCTGTTCAAAGTTCACGTCCAAGGTAGATGTCAATGTTCAAAGAGATGTTGAACTTAGTAACAAAGAGCATAAGGAATATGTGCAACATAAAAGATTCATCGAGTCTTGCTATCTTATTGTCTCCCTAGGCAACATTTACTTTGGGCCATTGCTAGCATGTCCTTAAAGCTTGAGGAGAATGCACCAGACCAGTAATTGGAAAAATTTACAAATATACTGGAGTTATATACAGAATCATGCTCTTCAGCTGCTCTGGAAAAATTTACTCTGGCCTGTTGACTACAAATTTCTTGACATTTCTCTTGAGGTTTATATACAGAATCATGCGCTTCAGCTGCACTAGTCTTTCCTTCTGGAGTTATCAAACAGTATATTCTCTCACATGTTGCTAACTTGCAGGAAATCTGGTACCAACACATATGATGTGACAATGGATGATGGAGCAATCGTGATTGGCCCATATGGACTCCCAATGGAAATGGAAACCAAGACCACCCTGGAAAtaatgtgagaaatttgttttaattaatgcTTTGGATCTGCAAATGAATAGATTAAACATACTGGAGAAATGATGAAGTTCATGGTAAGTAAAcgtctttctttttttgcctCATTTCAGATATACTGATGACAAGATCAGAATATCCCGAGGCTACAACAGAATCCTTTTTGTTCATGTACGCATAGATGGGTCCGAACAGAAATGATATGTCATCTGAGTGAAAGAAGTTGCTTGATTCAATCTCAGAGAGGTAAAACAGTGGTGGAATTAGTTTAACAAGATGTTCAGCAGATTTGGAAGATATATTTCTGGCTGAGTGGTAATTCGATCATGAAAATTTAAAGCATGTTAAGTGAAAAAGATGGCCAAATAGTATTCAAAACTATAATTGCTAGCATCATTTCAAATGAGACGTTCTAAGCTTCCATCAACCTATGCAGAATGGTCTTAAAGCATGCTAGgtaatacaaaaagaaaaagaatgcttGTACAAAGTTCTGAATGGAGCAATAGACTTCACAGATTAAGCAAGAGATAAGTGATCCGAGACAACATTCAGCAACAATTGCATCAAATGGAGAATTTGGCACAAATATAGTATGTGGTGAAATTTTATAGTGATTGTTAAGAAGCTTTAAAAGAAGAATGTTAGCGAGTTTAAACTAATTATTATGAGGTTTTATTTGAGTTATGTTTTGAAATCAATTCCACCttctaatttaaaatttttaaaagaaatagATCAGATCTGCATAAACTTTGGCTAGTTTGGGAGATAAGATTTgagcagaaaagaaaagaagggaagagAAAGGTAGATGTTTCCAATGTTTGGGAGATTTAgtgaaatagaaaagaaaagaagcaactgaTTTGGAAGGAGAAAAACAGCACCTACAGTTAAAAAACTTTTCCATCCCAAATCAGGCAGAAAGCAAAGGAAATCCGCGGAGAGCctacaaaaaatattaaaattgccCATTCTATTCTTGAAAAGgtattgaatgaaatttttattgatcaatatgtccaaaatcatttcctttctttcatAAACTCTCAAACAACATTAAaatctcttctcttcttttcttatcctttcttttctctcataaTTTAAcctttctcttctcttcttttctatcctcaactcccaaactagctattaGTGTAAGGCCAATGACCAAAGAACTTTCCTTCTAGTTCTCCCCGTAACTAAGTACCTATTTCATCCTTGTACATtctcaatttaaaaaaaaaaaagaaaagggatctAATTTTAGCAATCATAACCGACAGCACTCAATAGCAGACGTATAAGGtgaaccaaattttgaaaagaagaaaatgaacaTCTGAATTGGATTTTTACTCCAGTCCCAAAGTGTTTCTTCATTTGTCTCACTACCTAGTTTTTAGAATGACGCTTTTGGTGGTCCAAGTACAAAGAGTTCATTCAGATATTAACGCTATGATGAATCATGGCATCAACTTTTCATTGAAAAACTGGAACATATAAGAAAAGGTGGGCTATTCTTATGATTTTTTCACAGCAAATATAATGCCACAAAATGCAAATAATCTAGTACATAGGGATTTAAATGTATATCTTGACAGCCATGTCAAGCATAAGAAAAAGTAGCTATATTTCTTGGAAAAATGCAAAGCATGCATGGGACTATGGCTTGTTTATGCCAATGCTCTGCTGATGGAGGGAAGCAAAGAAAAAATCAGTATTGCCATTTTAGTTCCCATCAGAACGTGCTAGACCATGTAAATGATAAGCAAGAAATAGCTTGTACTTATAATTTGTTTATTATGAGAACCCAAGAAAGAGatcaaaataaatttgtttaaaaagaaaaaaaggaaaagcaagaCAGGGAATTCTTAAGGAGATTTAGGAGTTGAAAATCTCACAGGATGAGCAGTCTTCCAAAGATCGAATTTTAGTGAACTGTCAGCAAATGTTTAGAAGGGGAATTTGAGAAATCTTGAACCACTCGGAGTTGGGGCCGCTCTGAGGACTGCATCTTTCCTTTAACAGAGGACAACCATCAACATGTAGATAATTTAATTTGGTGAGGCATCTCATGGCAGCCATGGAAGGTAAATATCGAAGCTTTTTACAACCCAAAAGATGTAGGGATTGAAGAGAGACAAGGTTCCCCAACCAATCTGGTAAAGCTTCCATTCCAAAATGATGCAGGTATAAATGAGTCAGGGTAGTCATGTATTGGAGCTGGTGTGGGAGGGACTCCTTGTGAGAAGACAACCCATAAACTTCTAGACTACGGAGAGTCGAAGAAGATATTAATCCAAACCAATCAAACCCATTATCTTTTGTCATTGAAGGATGGTCATCATCAGTTGAGAAAGGGCCAATCCTCACTTGTCTTAAGCTGGGAAGAAAACCAAATCCTTTGGGCAAAGTCATCAATTTGGGACAATTATGAAATGAAGCCCCTACAAGAGAAGGCATTTGTTGCAAACTCTCCAGGATTGGGAAGGAGACAAGATTTGGGCAGTCATAAAGACACAGCCACTTAAGAGCCACACAGGACTCCAGCATTTCAGTATCCACACTGGCCAATGCATTGCAATCTGTAATCTTCAAATGCTCGAGAGACTTGAGGAGGCTTTGCTGTCCTAAGTTACTGTTTGGAATGCTATGAATTCTCGGGCATCCTATCATCTCCAAATTGCGCAATGCCTGGAATCTGCACAGATCTTCTGGCAACTCCCTCAAATTTTCACAATGAATGAGCTCCAAATTCTGAAGAGAAGTGCTGCAAACCTCCAGACGTGTTAAATCAGGGCACTTCCTCAAGGTTAGAGATTTTAAATTGTGAAGATTTTTGCCTATTAGCCCGGGAGCCACATCCGAAAGACATGTCAGCCCAGTCATACCAGTGTTACCAATTATCGTGAGGGATGAGAGAGTAGTGGAAACTTTGCTAAGAATTTTCTTTACCACAGAAACGTGGTCATTTTTTGTGATTTCCAATATTTTAAGACTTGGAAAATGACTAGGAGCTGTAGTCAATTTGGAGCAATCTTCAATTGTCAATATCTCAAGCATAGGAAACACATTAATATCTGGCTCCATCCATTCTACCAAGTTTCCCATATTTTTCAGTGTGAGTACGTTAAGGGCTCTGAAAAATGTTCTGGACAAAACTTCTAGTTGACCTCCTACCTTTCCAAAATCATCATCAATTCCATAGAATGAAGGCCCAATGTATCTTACATTTTCCAATCCACTGAATTCTAGTTTCTGGAGGAATGGCAACTGTCCTAGCCCTGCAGGAAGTTCTTTGGATGTACTGCAGTCTATGAGGCTCAAGTCTACTAGCTTTGTCAAACTCATAAACCAGTATGGAAATCGATCACCCATGAACCCACAGATGTATAACTCTTGCAAATTTGGGTGAGGTCTAAGGCCTTCTAGTACATCTCCCTCAACGTTGTCACTTTCTGCATTCTTATGGCTCCATAGAAATTCCAAATTTAGAAGATTTGGCTTTCCACATAAATTTGCTCGTTCAGCTCCTTCTTTACTGTTTACAAGCTGAAGATTCCGTATCACCAGTTTGCCTTTAAGGTTTTTCAAGCACCTGAGCTCTTCAATTTGACGACCCTTCTTTTTACCAACATTAAACAACTCTAGCGTTTGAAGGCAAGTCAAAAGTCCAATATTCATTGGCATTTGGAATTCTACATCGCGATTAAAATAGTGAAGATGTCTCAAGTTAATCAAATTGCTCATCTGTTTTGGAAGACCTACTTGAACTGGGAATCCATCTTGATATCGAAGACAATCAATCCTGAGTGTTTGCAAGGTATAAAGCTTGCAAAGAGATTCTGGCAAAGTTTTGATTCCAGAATTGGAAAGATCCAGAAACCGCAAATGTTTTAGTTTGCCAATTGAGGGTGGCAGCTCCTTGAGACCTGCTCCATGCAAATTTAGAACATGCAAGTTCTTGAATTTAGGCAGCATGTCACCAGATATGCTCCTTGTTACGAAAAGTGTACGTACTGATGCTGATGTATCATTCAAGATCTTTCTTGTTATTCCATCAGATGAGTTTATTGCAAGATAGCGAACCTGATTATAGTTGTCTATCCCACCATTCTCAGATTTAACACACTCAGGTTTTGAAATGGACTCTGCAAGGTCATGCACCAGATCATGCATTTTATAACATGTTTTCCAGTTATACTTTACTTCTTCCAACAGGGAACTGTGTAATAAAACTCTAATATATTGATCACCAACATCCTCCATCAATGATTGATTGCACAAAACCGGTTCAAGAAAACCCTCTGCCATCCAGAGTTCGATTAGAAGATCCCTTTCTATTTCGCTATCCTTGGCAAATATAGAACAATATCCAAAACATTTCCTAATCAGTGCAGATGGCAAATTATCAAAGCTTAATTTGAGTATTTGCTCGACACTGTTGTCACCTTCCTTCAAGTTTAAAAGCCGATTCTCCACAATGGAAAGCCACTCCTCTTTTCTCTTTATACGCAACAAACCTCCAAGCACACTTGCAGCTAGTGGTAGACCATTACACCATTTCAAAATTTGCTGTCTTATGAGATTGAATTCTTCTGGAACTTCTCCACCAGAAATTGCCTTCTCCTTTAAGATAGACCAACAATCATCATCAGATAACTTTCCTAACAAATACGGAGAATGCCTGGACACAATAGTAGCCACTTGTCCCAAACGAGTAGTGACAAGACACCTACTTCCGTTTGTGGTCACTATTCCGGCTAAAGATTCAAAAAAGTCATCCCATAATTTTGGCTTTTCATTCCACACATCATCAAGAACTAGCAGATATCTATTGTCCTTCATTtcctttttaatttcttttacaaTAGCATCTTTACTAGACAAATCAACCTTTCTTCCCGTCAATGATTCTAAAATCAGTTTGAAAAGCTCTACCTCCTGAAAATTTTCAGAGACACAAATCcaaatttttttgccaaaatgCGCATCAATCTGTGGATTATTGTAGACCAATTTGGCTAAGGTTGTTTTCCCGATTCCACCCATGCCAACAATGGGAATAACAGAGACAACTTTTTCAGCAGAGGTCAACAACAACTCAACTATATTGGATTCATCATTGGCTCTTCCGACAACATTTTGTCCAACAATAGAGTCTGTCTGGCGACTTATTGTCAGTTCATTACTCGCGGGAAGGGAAGCTGCCATTTGAATGCCAATCAGTCCAAAGTCGTGGGCTCCTTGATTTATCTTTTTCAACTTGATGTTGATGCCCCTGATCTTAGGAGCCATTCTGCGACGAAAAGTAATAAAACTATAacaggagaagaagaaaaagcatACCTTCCCTTTGAGTTGTTTGTTGCGGGACTCCACCCCGCGACGAAGACTTTCATGGTGGAGCTCATCCAATACATGATCAGCATCAAAAGCTACTTCTTTGAGCCTCTTCAACCAAAGTTGCACTACCTTGTTCTGGCATAGCTTATCCTCCTCAGCATCAGCCAAGGTAGCTTGGATCATGGCCACAGACCCCCTGAGGTTCTCCAATTCATCCTTGAATCCAAAAGCCAAAACAGTCCCATCAGTGGCAAGGAAAAGTGCCTTTTCAAGAAGAACCTGGACAGTGGCACCAACAATAGCGTCAGCCATTGTTGTGTTGTTGCCTGA
This window contains:
- the LOC113698851 gene encoding disease resistance protein RGA2-like — translated: MADAIVGATVQVLLEKALFLATDGTVLAFGFKDELENLRGSVAMIQATLADAEEDKLCQNKVVQLWLKRLKEVAFDADHVLDELHHESLRRGVESRNKQLKGKVCFFFFSCYSFITFRRRMAPKIRGINIKLKKINQGAHDFGLIGIQMAASLPASNELTISRQTDSIVGQNVVGRANDESNIVELLLTSAEKVVSVIPIVGMGGIGKTTLAKLVYNNPQIDAHFGKKIWICVSENFQEVELFKLILESLTGRKVDLSSKDAIVKEIKKEMKDNRYLLVLDDVWNEKPKLWDDFFESLAGIVTTNGSRCLVTTRLGQVATIVSRHSPYLLGKLSDDDCWSILKEKAISGGEVPEEFNLIRQQILKWCNGLPLAASVLGGLLRIKRKEEWLSIVENRLLNLKEGDNSVEQILKLSFDNLPSALIRKCFGYCSIFAKDSEIERDLLIELWMAEGFLEPVLCNQSLMEDVGDQYIRVLLHSSLLEEVKYNWKTCYKMHDLVHDLAESISKPECVKSENGGIDNYNQVRYLAINSSDGITRKILNDTSASVRTLFVTRSISGDMLPKFKNLHVLNLHGAGLKELPPSIGKLKHLRFLDLSNSGIKTLPESLCKLYTLQTLRIDCLRYQDGFPVQVGLPKQMSNLINLRHLHYFNRDVEFQMPMNIGLLTCLQTLELFNVGKKKGRQIEELRCLKNLKGKLVIRNLQLVNSKEGAERANLCGKPNLLNLEFLWSHKNAESDNVEGDVLEGLRPHPNLQELYICGFMGDRFPYWFMSLTKLVDLSLIDCSTSKELPAGLGQLPFLQKLEFSGLENVRYIGPSFYGIDDDFGKVGGQLEVLSRTFFRALNVLTLKNMGNLVEWMEPDINVFPMLEILTIEDCSKLTTAPSHFPSLKILEITKNDHVSVVKKILSKVSTTLSSLTIIGNTGMTGLTCLSDVAPGLIGKNLHNLKSLTLRKCPDLTRLEVCSTSLQNLELIHCENLRELPEDLCRFQALRNLEMIGCPRIHSIPNSNLGQQSLLKSLEHLKITDCNALASVDTEMLESCVALKWLCLYDCPNLVSFPILESLQQMPSLVGASFHNCPKLMTLPKGFGFLPSLRQVRIGPFSTDDDHPSMTKDNGFDWFGLISSSTLRSLEVYGLSSHKESLPHQLQYMTTLTHLYLHHFGMEALPDWLGNLVSLQSLHLLGCKKLRYLPSMAAMRCLTKLNYLHVDGCPLLKERCSPQSGPNSEWFKISQIPLLNIC